A single Streptomyces mirabilis DNA region contains:
- a CDS encoding DeoR/GlpR family DNA-binding transcription regulator: MLAERRHQLILRALRSGGPAAVTDLSEQLGVSPATVRRDLLKLEEEGLLTRVHGGAVVEEGDQPFAEVAEVRVAEKDVIAARAASMVQDGQSVLLDIGTTAYRLARQLHGRRITVITSNLVVYEELVDDEGIELVLLGGMVRREYRSLVGFLTEDNLRQLHADWLFLGTSGVRPGGQVMDTTVVEVPVKRAMIEAGDKVVLLADRAKFPGTGMARVCGPEELDVVVTNDPMDPATRSSLEEAGVQVVVTGKAETA, encoded by the coding sequence GTGCTGGCAGAGCGACGACATCAACTCATCCTGCGGGCCCTGCGCTCCGGCGGGCCCGCAGCCGTGACCGATCTCTCCGAACAGCTGGGCGTGAGCCCCGCCACGGTCCGCCGTGACCTGCTGAAACTGGAGGAGGAAGGCCTGCTCACGCGGGTGCACGGCGGGGCGGTCGTGGAGGAGGGCGACCAGCCCTTCGCCGAGGTCGCCGAGGTCCGTGTGGCCGAGAAGGACGTCATCGCGGCGCGCGCCGCCTCGATGGTCCAGGACGGCCAGTCCGTCCTGCTGGACATCGGCACCACCGCCTACCGGCTGGCCCGGCAGCTGCACGGCCGCCGGATCACCGTGATCACCAGCAACCTGGTGGTCTACGAGGAGCTGGTGGACGACGAGGGCATAGAGCTGGTGCTGCTCGGCGGGATGGTCCGCCGTGAGTACCGCTCCCTGGTCGGCTTCCTCACCGAGGACAACCTGCGACAACTGCACGCCGACTGGCTGTTCCTCGGTACCAGCGGGGTGCGGCCCGGCGGGCAGGTGATGGACACCACCGTCGTCGAGGTGCCGGTCAAGCGGGCCATGATCGAGGCGGGCGACAAGGTCGTCCTGCTCGCCGACCGCGCGAAGTTCCCGGGTACGGGGATGGCGCGGGTCTGCGGCCCCGAGGAGCTGGACGTGGTGGTGACGAACGACCCGATGGACCCGGCGACGCGGTCGTCGTTGGAAGAAGCGGGCGTGCAAGTGGTCGTGACAGGAAAGGCGGAAACGGCGTGA